From one Sus scrofa isolate TJ Tabasco breed Duroc chromosome 9, Sscrofa11.1, whole genome shotgun sequence genomic stretch:
- the LOC100516819 gene encoding LOW QUALITY PROTEIN: olfactory receptor 8D1-like (The sequence of the model RefSeq protein was modified relative to this genomic sequence to represent the inferred CDS: deleted 2 bases in 1 codon) has protein sequence MYFLSSISTEIQRRMVAGNHSTASSFVLEGLTQLPELQLPFFLLFLGIYVVTVVGNLGLILLIAVSPLLHTPMYHFLGNLSFIDLCYSSVITPKMLVNFLGKKNIILYSECMAQLFFFVVFVVAEGYLLTAMAYDRYVAICSPLLYNVIMHFWVCSLLVLVAFILGFLSALAHTTAMMKLSFCKSHIIRHYFCDVLPLLNLSCSSTHLSELLLFVIAGFNTLVPTLAVFISYAFIFYSILHIRSLEGRSKAFGTCSSHLMAVGIFFGSITFMYFKPPSSNSLEQEKVSSVFYTTVIPMLNPLIYSLRNKDVKKALRKVWVRK, from the exons ATGTATTTCTTATCTTCCATTTCCACAGAAATT CAAAGAAGAATGGTTGCAGGAAATCATTCTACAGCATCCAGTTTTGTCTTAGAAGGTTTAACCCAGTtgccagagctccagctgcctttCTTCCTCCTGTTCTTGGGAATCTATGTGGTGACAGTGGTGGGGAACCTGGGCTTGATTCTCCTGATTGCAGTAAGCCCTTTGCTTCACACCCCTATGTACCACTTCCTCGGTAACTTGTCCTTCATTGATCTTTGCTATTCCTCTGTCATTACCCCTAAAATGCTGGTAAACTTCCTAGGGAAGAAGAATATAATCCTTTACTCCGAGTGCATGGCACAGCTCTTTTTCTTTGTGGTCTTTGTGGTGGCTGAGGGTTACCTCCTGACTGCAATGGCATATGATCGCTATGTTGCTATCTGCAGCCCACTGCTCTACAATGTGATCATGCACTTTTGGGTCTGCTCTCTGCTTGTGCTGGTTGCATTCATCCTGGGCTTTCTCTCTGCCTTGGCCCATACAACTGCCATGATGAAACTGTCCTTCTGCAAGTCCCACATCATCAGACATTACTTCTGTGACGTCCTTCCTCTCCTCAATCTGTCCTGCTCCAGTACACACCTCAGTGAGCTTCTGCTTTTCGTCATTGCAGGATTTAACACCTTGGTGCCCACCCTAGCTGTCTTCATTTCCTATGCCTTCATCTTCTACAGCATCCTTCACATCCGATCCTTGGAGGGCCGATCTAAGGCTTTTGGCACTTGCAGCTCTCACCTCATGGCTGTGGGGATATTCTTTGGGTCTATCACATTCATGTATTTCAAACCCCCTTCCAGTAACTCCCTGGAACAGGAGAAGGTGTCCTCAGTGTTTTATACCACAGtgatccccatgctgaacccattaatatacagtctgaggaacaaggatgtgaagaaGGCATTGAGGAAGGTTTGGGTTAGGAAATGA